The following coding sequences are from one Nicotiana tomentosiformis chromosome 3, ASM39032v3, whole genome shotgun sequence window:
- the LOC104102812 gene encoding aspartic protease inhibitor 1-like: MDCISNNTQHPPWVNMKSFIFSFLLLSTTLSLLPFVVFSSSFTSTNPIVLPTTTADGKGFPIPVLPEVLDINGEPLQIGEKYHIISAIWGSGGGGVYLTNLGNTKCPNGVVQHGRDTRPGMPVKFFTTHPGPPPFNVVRETNNINIMFSVPTSRLCVNETVWKVGDPDLTARGVRFVVTGGTLGNPGPETINSWFKIEKVTKTAPFYNLRYCPDKVLCPMCQPVDCLDVGVTDHFGYRRLALTNQPFMVFFRKFQKTDG, encoded by the coding sequence ATGGACTGCATATCAAACAATACGCAACACCCTCCTTGGGTAAACATGAAATCCTTTATTTTCAGCTTCCTCTTGCTTTCAACTACTCTCTCTTTGCTTCCCTTTGTGGTCTTTTCATCATCTTTCACTTCCACTAATCCCATTGTCCTTCCCACCACTACTGCTGATGGCAAGGGTTTCCCTATCCCTGTACTCCCCGAAGTGCTAGACATAAATGGCGAACCGCTCCAGATCGGCGAAAAGTACCACATTATCTCCGCTATCTGGGGAAGCGGCGGCGGCGGCGTATACTTAACCAATCTTGGAAACACCAAATGTCCAAACGGCGTAGTCCAGCATGGGAGGGACACCCGACCAGGCATGCCCGTGAAATTCTTTACCACTCACCCCGGTCCCCCACCTTTTAATGTCGTACGTGAAACTAATAACATTAATATTATGTTCTCTGTTCCAACGTCACGACTCTGTGTTAATGAAACTGTTTGGAAAGTTGGTGATCCCGACTTAACTGCACGAGGGGTTAGGTTTGTGGTAACCGGTGGAACTCTAGGAAATCCAGGACCCGAAACAATAAACAGCTGGTTTAAGATTGAGAAAGTAACAAAAACAGCACCTTTCTACAATTTAAGGTATTGTCCTGATAAAGTTTTGTGTCCAATGTGCCAACCCGTTGATTGTTTAGATGTCGGCGTGACTGACCATTTCGGATATAGGCGTCTGGCTCTCACCAACCAGCCTTTTATGGTTTTCTTCAGGAAATTCCAGAAGACTGATGGATAA